From Pseudomonadota bacterium, a single genomic window includes:
- a CDS encoding transposase, with the protein MRSRSARRSARRQSRRPPRRGGPRDSVGTVGDSYDNALAESVIGPYKTELLRKHSPWRHAEAVELATLAWFHWFNNRRLLEPLGWVPPAEYEQAFYEAQAAQGRAA; encoded by the coding sequence ATGCGGTCTCGATCAGCTCGACGTAGCGCCAGGCGACAAAGTCGCCGACCGCCTCGCCGAGGCGGGCCTCGGGACTCGGTCGGCACCGTCGGCGACTCCTACGACAACGCCCTCGCCGAGTCGGTCATCGGCCCGTACAAGACCGAGCTCCTCCGCAAGCACAGCCCTTGGCGTCACGCCGAGGCCGTCGAGCTTGCCACCCTCGCCTGGTTCCACTGGTTCAACAACCGGCGCCTGCTCGAGCCTCTTGGCTGGGTGCCGCCGGCAGAGTACGAGCAAGCGTTCTACGAGGCTCAGGCTGCCCAAGGCAGGGCAGCCTGA